The following are encoded in a window of Diorhabda sublineata isolate icDioSubl1.1 chromosome 3, icDioSubl1.1, whole genome shotgun sequence genomic DNA:
- the LOC130440936 gene encoding WD repeat-containing protein 43 translates to MASRFSEDGKYFARLSVDGKLKIWNACSNTFEQEFTPDFHLNSPCTCLHFIQNLSVKYKAGSPKKKKRSDSESNVNPKVLLGTTSGVLLLYSITNAGLECTLNSETNQSINCLSTVDSNVVYSGSDQDVLVWNLDKKKIVNKWKVGNERVTAVLAIPDSNQLLTAVKNIKLWDTDAKEILRTFTGHKSEIMFLHYLIPQTKGDSYFISGSKGDRTLNCWSLNSSSSNKNATTTFLMEDIVQNISLNFDNNGATQIAVTVRTGVVHIYRHTLNGKSDKPLKPKTTIQVVKQDTGQTAEMVTPIRIAGAFFIDSETICIGHGSEILLTFENISIITTKKLNCIVRQDPHKLKSSTQDHVTKIITPVINDSVHYLTPATSSVSTAKRKSDGTLEVPMEKRLENLTLGKAEGNKVPKADNVAQLLIQGLHSKDKNILKTVLYQKDEEIIRNTVKRLPITTFVPFVQELTSYIQGKTLSSQIGSVWLKYILQIHSGILMSNPELPELLSSMLGSIQNRLSLWIPLNRLKGRLDLLLPQVTGLPQQDACENQIPLLVYNDRDTSDSEEEDIQMDGQSESGSEWEEESDLEQMEENNIDEKLSESDDDAMSL, encoded by the exons ATGGCTTCTCGATTCAGTGAAGATGGTAAATATTTTGCTCGTTTATCtgttgatggaaaattaaaaatatggaatGCGTGTTCTAATACGTTCGAACAAGAGTTTACACCTGATTTCCACTTAAATTCACCGTGTACTTGTTTACATTTCATTCAAAATCTTTCAGTTAAGTATAAG GCTGGTTCACctaagaagaaaaaaaggagTGATTCTGAATCTAATGTTAATCCAAAAGTATTACTAGGAACTACTTCGggtgttttattattatattctataaCAAATGCAGGATTGGAATGTACACTTAATAGTGAAACCAATCAGTCAATTAATTGTTTATCTACAGTTGATTCCAATGTTGTATATTCAGGTTCAGATCAGGATGTTTTGGTTTGGAATCTCGACAAGAAGAAAATTGTCAA taagTGGAAAGTAGGAAATGAGAGAGTAACGGCCGTATTAGCAATCCCCGATAGTAACCAATTACTTACTgcagtaaaaaatataaaactatggGATACTGATGCAAAAGAAATACTTAGAACTTTCACAGGGCACAAAtcagaaattatgtttttacaTTACTTGATTCCACAAACTAAAGGAGATTCCTACTTCATATCTGGTTCAAAG GGTGATAGGACCTTAAATTGTTGGAGTTTAAATAGCAGTTCATCTAATAAAAATGCCACAACTACTTTTCTAATGGAagatattgttcaaaatatttcattaaattttgataataatggGGCTACTCAAATAGCAGTTACTGTAAGAACAGGAGTTGTTCATATCTACAGACATACTTTAAATGg aAAATCTGATAAACCTTTGAAACCAAAAACAACAATTCAAGTAGTCAAACAAGATACTGGTCAAACGGCTGAAATGGTAACACCTATTAGAATTGCAGGTGCATTTTTCATTGATAGCGAAACAATATGTATAGGGCACGGTTCTGAGATTTTgttaacatttgaaaatatt tCTATAATAACTACAAAGAAACTTAATTGTATTGTACGACAAGATCCCCATAAATTAAAATCATCTACACAAGATcatgtaacaaaaataataactccAGTTATAAACGACAGTGTCCATTATTTAACACCCGCAACGTCCTCTGTATCCACTGCTAAAAGGAAAAGTGATGGTACCTTGGAAGTACCTATGGAAAAAAGGTTGGAGAATCTTACCCTTGGTAAAGCAGAAGGAAATAAAGTACCCAAAGCGGATAACGTAGCTCAGTTATTAATACAAGGATTACACagtaaagataaaaatatacttaaaactGTGTTATATCaaaaagatgaagaaattattaggAATACAGTCAAGAGATTACCAATAACAACTTTTGTACCTTTTGTGCAGGAACTTACCAGCTATATACAGGGAAAAACTTTATC GAGTCAGATTGGATCAGTTTGGTTGAAATATATCTTGCAAATCCATTCTGGTATTTTGATGTCAAATCCCGAATTACCAGAATTGTTAAGTTCGATGTTAGGAAGCATACAAAATAGGTTAAGTTTATGGATTCCCTTAAACAGGTTGAAAGGACGGTTGGATTTGTTATTACCGCAGGTGACTGGTTTACCGCAACAAGATGCATGTGAAAATCAAATACCTTTACTTGTATACAACGATAGAG ATACCAGTGACtctgaagaagaagatattcaAATGGATGGTCAATCAGAAAGTGGGAGTGAATGGGAGGAAGAAAGTGACTTGGAAcaaatggaagaaaataatattgatgaaaaactttcaGAATCTGATGATGATGCAATGTctttgtaa
- the LOC130440940 gene encoding PAXIP1-associated glutamate-rich protein 1, translating into MEDDWNIECSDDELKDSKGPWEPNPEEIDRLYTMLENGEMQELIWKCPGYRSPSPEATEEPDQEDDNKESEEPTDFDFMDEVSSPKLKIRNKGEETLKGSAKKKTTSLDSVLNNMRRHNLLPNKAKN; encoded by the exons ATGGAAGACGATTGGAATATTGAATGTTCAGATGACGAACTAAAAGATTCTAAAGGTCCTTGGGAACCTAATCCCGAAGAAATTGATAGATTATATACAATGTTGGAAAATGGAGAAATGCAAGAGTTAATTTGGAAGTGTCCTGGTTATCGTTCACCTTCTCCTGAAGCAACCGAAGAACCAGACCAGGAAGATGATAATAAAGA ATCTGAAGAACCAACAGATTTCGATTTTATGGATGAAGTTTCATCgccaaaattgaaaattagaaacaaagGCGAAGAAACGCTTAAAGGGAGTGCGAAAAAGAAGACGACGTCTTTAGATAGTGTTTTAAATAACATGCGGAGACATAATTTATTACCTAATAAagctaaaaattga
- the LOC130440938 gene encoding cyclin-C, translating to MAGNFWQSSHYQQWLLDKQDLIRERQHDLAILPEDEYQKIFIFFSSVIQTLGEQLKLRQQVIATATVYFKRFYARNSLKCIDPLLLAPTCIFLASKVEEFGVISNTRLITTCQTVIKNKFSYAYTQEFPYRTNHILECEFYLLENLDCCLIVYQPYRPLLQLVQDMGHEEQLLTLAWRIVNDSLRTDLCLLYPPYQIAIGCLQIACVILQKDHKSWFAELNVDIEKIQEIARYIINLFELWKTYDEKKEIQGLLAKMPKPKPAPQR from the exons ATGGCTGGAAATTTTTGGCAAAGCTCTCATTA TCAACAATGGTTATTAGATAAACAAGATTTGATCAGGGAAAGACAACATGATTTAGCAATTTTACCCGAAgatgaataccaaaaaatattcattttcttttcaagtG TTATACAAACATTGGGAGAACAATTAAAACTTAGGCAACAAGTTATAGCAACAGCCACAGtatattttaaaagattttatGCTAGGAATTCTTTAAAATGTATCGATCCACTTTTATTAGCTCCTACTTGTATCTTTTTGGCATCAAAAGTAGAAGAATTCGGGGTTATATCTAATACAAGACTTATAACTACTTGTCAGACAGTCA ttaaaaataaatttagttacGCTTACACTCAAGAATTTCCTTATAGGACTAATCACATTTTAGAATGCGAGTTCTATCTTTTAGAAAACTTGGATTGTTGCTTAATAGTGTACCAACCATATAGACCATTGTTACAATTAGTGCAAGATATGGGACATGAGGAACAATTGCTTACTCTAGCTTGGAGGATTGTGAACGATTCCCTTAGAACTGATCTTTGTTTACTTTATCCTCCCTATCAAATAGCAATAGGTTGCTTACAAATAGCTTGTGTTATTTTACAAAAAGATCACAAATCCTGGTTTGCGGAATTGAAtgtagatattgaaaaaattcaagaaatagCGAGGTATATTATAAATCTGTTTGAACTGTGGAAAACTTATGATGAAAAAAAGGAGATACAAGGACTTTTAGCTAAAATGCCGAAACCAAAACCTGCTCCGCAAAGAtag
- the LOC130442145 gene encoding protein CNPPD1: protein MSKIFKDCGDKPYMFGDRNKYLSRITKSLYYGKLPATDCLSLPVTELAAEIFSEAQQGKSLDRLHYYKAADISRNACVAPCSLVLALLYLERLKTCNSQYLDRVAPSDLFLVSLMVSCKFLFDDGEGDEVFLDEWAISGNIPIKDLIKLEKEFLNAIKWNIFVSKSKFYEKLKEIESTLALKQGKQRNFFTYTELETLSSLVEIQKIIHCLITVSAVLALTYLAGVLTLVGSVYLTSQIPGTTLYHKIEGKVKEPLTQSRNDIWEPCLDLKTDIDNKLRAPRVIGMLKTSILLASIKTNDTYVNKNFENISWDYWNNPVMDWLARTSELVSYFTVNPIFNVPNYLETTTTNMKRIQLEDQIHKATKTRIQDQIESSWHTEWIETIKIGIYTESINF from the exons ATGtcgaaaatatttaaagattGTGGAGACAAACCATACATG TTTGGCGATAGAAACAAATATCTTTCGAGAATAACAAAATCTTTGTATTATGGAAAATTGCCCGCAACGGATTGTTTGAGTTTACCTGTAACAG agtTAGCGGCAGAAATATTTTCCGAAGCTCAACAAGGAAAATCTTTGGATAGATTACATTATTACAAAGCTGCTGATATATCTAGGAACGCTTGTGTGGCCCCGTGCTCTCTAGTATTAGCACTTCTTTATTTGGAGAGACTGAAAACATGCAATTCACAATATCTTGATAGAGTTGCCCCTTCTGATTTGTTTCTTGTCTCATTG atggtttcttgtaaatttttatttgatgatgGTGAAGGTGATGAAGTATTTTTAGACGAATGGGCTATTTCAGGAAATATCCCAATAAAGGACTTGATAAAACTTGAAAAGGAGTTTTTAAATGCTATA aaatggaATATCTTCGTTAGCAAATCGAAATTCtatgaaaaactaaaagaaattgAATCGACTTTGGCATTAAAGCAAGGAAAACAGcgaaattttttcacatatacaGAACTCGAAACTTTATCCTCTTTGgtggaaattcaaaaaataattcactgtTTGATAACAGTTTCAGCTGTATTAGCTTTAACTTATCTAGCCGGAGTTTTAACTCTAGTTGGATCAGTTTATTTGACCAGTCAAATACCAGGAACCACTTTGTACCATAAAATCGAAGGAAAAGTTAAAGAACCACTTACACAGTCAAGAAATGACATTTGGGAAccttgtttggacttaaagacTGACATTGATAATAAATTGAGAGCCCCAAGGGTCATAGGAATGTTAAAAACGAGTATTTTATTGGCTTCCATTAAAACAAACGATACATACGTAAATAAGAATTTCGAAAACATTTCTTGGGACTATTGGAACAATCCGGTTATGGATTGGTTGGCTAGAACATCAGAACTCGTTTCTTATTTCACTGTTAATCCGATATTTAACGTACCCAATTATTTAGAAACCACTACAACAAATATGAAACGTATTCAATTGGAGGATCAAATTCATAAAGCGACTAAAACTAGGATTCAAGACCAAATAGAATCTTCTTGGCATACCGAGTGGATAGAGACTATAAAGATTGGAATTTACACTgaaagtattaatttttga
- the LOC130442147 gene encoding aspartate--tRNA ligase, mitochondrial, giving the protein MNVSKLYTKHIIFSTLFKYLKSDKLYFNKKINISRPYCNHSISVSYKDENCRKYTNRTHTCGGLRSTNIGENIVLCGWLEYQRMNKFLVLRDSYGHTQLLIRDDDLQTQKLLKNIPFESILEVSGIVLSRPQEMINNNQLTGEIEVLINDLKILNKAVENLPFNIREFQKAKEPLRMQYRYLDLRFSRMQKNLRYRSNLLMRMRQFLCDNDFVDVETPTLFKATPGGAQEFIVPTRFPGQFYSLVQSPQQFKQILMAGAIDRYFQIARCYRDEGARSDRQPEFTQLDIEMSFTNIESVIKLVEDLFSYSLELKPKEIEFRKITYSEAMEIYGSDKPDLTFDHELRNCSNIVKKNESLIRNDDFGAYFINFPKELSILNKKIKETMKNISKNFNNAKLMFDMVKNKEETINKLGKLLSKEIANEFFYVNNIQEESIVFLAFGNKQEVLSLMGKIRIEYINLLESTGITVRREGLHFLWVLDFPLFELSEEGTLKSAHHPFTSPHPEDMDLLQSDPLKMRALAYDLVLNGHEVGGGSIRIHDPKLQHTILQVLNIKPDTMQHMLDMLASGCPPHGGIALGLDRLLSVLLNTSSIRDVIAFPKNYEGRDPMSGAPSYISDNDKRLYYIRSIDQDGNTYNVK; this is encoded by the exons ATGAacgtttcaaaattatatactaaacatataattttttcaacgttGTTTAAATACCTGAAGAGTGATAAG TTATATTTcaacaagaaaataaatatttcgagaCCGTATTGTAATCACTCAATATCGGTGTCATATAAAGATGAAAActgtagaaaatatacaaatagaACACATACATGTGGTGGTTTAAGAAGCACAAATATTGGCGAAAATATAGTATTATGTGGTTGGTTGGAGTATCAAAGAATGAATAAATTTCTTGTTCTTAGGGATAGTTACGGGCATACTCAATTATTAATTAGGGATGAT GATTTACAgactcaaaaactattaaaaaacattCCGTTTGAATCAATTCTAGAAGTATCTGGAATAGTATTGAGTAGACCACAAGAAATgatcaataataatcaacttacAGGTGAAATTGAAGTGCTAATAAATGATTTGAAA ATTCTTAATAAAGCGGTAGAGAATCTACCGTTTAATATAAGAGAATTCCAGAAGGCGAAAGAACCTTTAAGAATGCAATACAGGTATTTAGATCTTCGATTTTCACgtatgcaaaaaaatttaaggtACAGATCAAATTTACTAATGCGAATGAGACAATTTTTGTGCGACAATGATTTTGTAGATGTCGAAACACCAACTTTATTCAAAGCAACTCCTGGG gGTGCTCAAGAATTTATAGTACCGACAAGATTTCCTGGTCAATTTTATTCTCTAGTCCAAAGTCCTCaacaattcaaacaaatattaatggCAGGTGCAATTGATAGGTATTTCCAAATTGCTAGATGTTATAGAGATGAAGGGGCTAGATCAGACAGACAACCGGAATTTACACAACTAGATATCGAAATGTCCTTCACTAATATCGAATCTGTTATCAAACTCGTAGAAGATTTATTCTCATACAGTTTAGAATTAAAACCAAAAGAAATTGAGTTTAGGAAAATAACTTACAGCGAAGCTATGGAAATATATGGATCTGATAAGCCTGATTTAACTTTCGACCATGAA CTGAGAAACTGCTCAAATAttgtaaagaaaaatgaaagtttAATAAGAAATGATGATTTTGGAgcttattttattaatttcccgAAAGAATTgtcgattttaaataaaaaaatcaaagaaacaatgaaaaatatttcaaagaatttcaataatGCTAAACTTATGTTTGATATGGTTAAAAATAAAGAGGAAACGATCAATAAATTAGGAAAATTGTTATCAAAAGAAATAgcaaacgaatttttttatgtaaataatattcaagAAGAATCGATTGTATTTTTAGCTTTTGGAAATAAACAAGAAGTG ctGTCTTTAATGGGAAAAATCCgtattgaatatataaatctTCTAGAAAGTACTGGTATTACTGTAAGACGTGAAGGCTTACACTTCTTATGGGTACTTGATTTTCCACTTTTCGAATTATCCGAAGAAGGAACTTTGAAATCAGCTCACCATCCATTCACATCTCCTCATCCGGAAGACATGGATTTATTACAGAGTGATCCGTTGAAG atGAGGGCTCTAGCTTATGATCTAGTTCTTAATGGTCATGAAGTAGGAGGCGGTTCTATAAGAATCCACGATCCAAAATTACAACATACTATTCTTCAAGTGTTGAATATTAAACCGGATACCATGCAACATATGCTGGATATGTTGGCATCAGGTTGTCCACCTCATGGAGGTATAGCTCTCGGATTAGATAGATTATTAAGTGTTTTATTAAATACTAGCAGTATTAGAGACGTTATAGCGTTTCCTAAAAATTATGAAGGAAGAGATCCAATGAGCGGTGCTCCAAGTTATATATCAGATAACGATAAAAGATTGTACTATATAAGAAGCATTGATCAAGATGGAAATACATACAATGTAAaatag
- the LOC130442148 gene encoding protoporphyrinogen oxidase, protein MSAIILGGGLSGLSAAYYLLRKSPKYQIALLEASNRLGGWIKSNSVDNNIIFEEGPRTIRPHGPAASNTLSLIEDIGLIKDVIPIYSNHPAAKNRMIYVNKQLHFLPSSIGGLFKTLPPFSKPLVSFLLQDMFAVKKDVKDDSIYEFTKRRFGEEMADNLISAMICGICAGNSREISVNFLMKTLFEYEQRYGNIYKGLLMNAFKRKNGNVLKGLALKAKKERWNFYSFKNGLESLTKALDCSIKNDVSIELNSKCNKLEISRDGVVVELESGKSLTAPKVISTISSESLGKLLESQHPELAMFLNRIKSVTVAVVNVYYNKPLLKHEGFGFLVPPKEKLPILGVTYDSSCFPKGDNTVLTVMMGGAWFEQLFGKHPDKERIFKIALEQLKLILGINETPVQFKVSILENCIPQYRVGHNENLGYINKYIDDKKLPLSLCGSSYYGVGVNDVILSAKNAVEKLF, encoded by the coding sequence atgtcagCTATAATATTAGGAGGTGGTTTATCAGGCCTTTCTGCCGCATATTATTTACTTCGAAAAAGTCCAAAATATCAAATCGCATTATTAGAAGCTTCAAATCGTTTAGGAGGATGGATAAAGTCAAATTCTGtggataataatataatttttgaagaaggaCCAAGAACAATAAGACCGCACGGACCAGCTGCTTCGAACACGTTGTCGTTAATTGAGGATATTGGTTTGATAAAAGACGTTATTCCAATTTATTCAAACCACCCAGCAGCAAAAAATCGTATGATATATGTTAATAAACAACTACATTTTCTTCCATCTTCTATAGGAGGTTTATTCAAAACTTTGCCACCTTTTAGTAAACCTTTGGTGAGTTTTTTACTACAAGACATGTTTGCTGTTAAAAAAGACGTCAAGGATGATTCTATTTATGAATTTACTAAGAGAAGATTTGGAGAAGAGATGGCAGATAATTTAATAAGTGCTATGATATGTGGTATTTGTGCTGGGAACTCGAGGGAAATAagtgttaattttttaatgaaaactttatttgaatacGAACAACGATACGGAAATATCTATAAAGGATTATTAATGAAtgcatttaaaagaaaaaatggaaatgttTTAAAAGGATTGGCTCTAAAAGCAAAAAAAGAACGATggaatttttattctttcaaaaatgGACTAGAGAGTCTTACTAAAGCCCTTGATTGttctataaaaaatgatgttagtattgaattgaatagtaaatgtaataaattagaaatatctAGAGATGGGGTTGTTGTAGAGCTGGAAAGTGGTAAATCACTAACGGCTCCTAAAGTAATTAGTACAATTTCTTCTGAAAGTTTAGGAAAATTATTAGAATCACAACATCCTGAGTTAGCAATGTTTTTAAATCGAATTAAAAGTGTAACAGTGGCAGTAGTGAATGTGTATTATAACAAACCATTATTAAAACATGAAGGTTTCGGGTTTCTTGTACCACCGAAAGAAAAATTACCAATATTGGGTGTTACTTATGACAGCAGTTGTTTTCCAAAAGGTGACAATACAGTGCTTACAGTTATGATGGGTGGAGCGTGGTTTGAACAACTTTTTGGTAAACATCCTGATAAGGAACGTATATTTAAAATTGCATTggaacaattaaaattaatattaggtATAAATGAAACACCGGTTCAATTTAAAGTGAGCATTTTAGAGAATTGCATTCCGCAATATAGAGTAGGACATAACGAAAATTTGggttatattaataaatacataGATGATAAAAAATTGCCTCTATCATTATGCGGGTCCTCTTACTATGGTGTTGGAGTCAATGATGTTATATTATCGGCAAAAAATGctgtagaaaaattgttttag